In Zingiber officinale cultivar Zhangliang chromosome 6A, Zo_v1.1, whole genome shotgun sequence, a single genomic region encodes these proteins:
- the LOC121996625 gene encoding HVA22-like protein a isoform X1, with amino-acid sequence MGSGSFLKVVAKNFDVLAGPVVTLVYPLYASIKAIETKSSTDDQQWLTYWVLYSFITLFELTFARVIEWFPIWSYAKLFFSCWLVLPYFNGAAYVYQHFVRPLLVNRQTVNIWYIPRKEDIIRKPEDILSAAKKYIEENGPKAFETLISKYQREPKTRRTILEEVHAQQQSYAEKEYNPWGEDSTIFDDGHRY; translated from the exons ATGGGATCGGGATCTTTCCTCAAGGTAGTCGCAAAAAACTTCGATGTTCTTGCTGG GCCAGTGGTTACTCTTGTGTATCCATT GTATGCATCCATCAAAGCAATAGAAACCAAATCATCTACTGATGACCAACAGTGGCTCACTTATTGGGTGTTGTACTCATTCATTACACTGTTTGAACTTACTTTTGCAAGGGTTATAGAATG GTTCCCCATTTGGTCGTATGCAAAACTGTTCTTTAGCTGCTGGTTGGTCTTGCCCTACTTTAATGGTGCTGCATATGTTTATCAACATTTTGTGAGGCCATTATTAGTCAATCGGCAGACAGTAAACATCTGGTATATACCAAGAAAGGAGGACATAATTCGTAAACCAGAAGATATATTATCAGCAGCAAAGAAATATATTGAAGAGAATGGACCAAAAGCATTTGAGACTCTAATCAGCAAG TACCAAAGGGAGCCTAAAACTCGTCGGACAATTTTAGAGGAGGTGCACGCTCAGCAACAATCTTATGCAGAAAAAGAGTATAATCCATGGGGAGAGGACTCGACAATATTTGATGATGGTCATAGATACTGA
- the LOC121996625 gene encoding HVA22-like protein a isoform X2, translating to MGSGSFLKVVAKNFDVLAGYASIKAIETKSSTDDQQWLTYWVLYSFITLFELTFARVIEWFPIWSYAKLFFSCWLVLPYFNGAAYVYQHFVRPLLVNRQTVNIWYIPRKEDIIRKPEDILSAAKKYIEENGPKAFETLISKYQREPKTRRTILEEVHAQQQSYAEKEYNPWGEDSTIFDDGHRY from the exons ATGGGATCGGGATCTTTCCTCAAGGTAGTCGCAAAAAACTTCGATGTTCTTGCTGG GTATGCATCCATCAAAGCAATAGAAACCAAATCATCTACTGATGACCAACAGTGGCTCACTTATTGGGTGTTGTACTCATTCATTACACTGTTTGAACTTACTTTTGCAAGGGTTATAGAATG GTTCCCCATTTGGTCGTATGCAAAACTGTTCTTTAGCTGCTGGTTGGTCTTGCCCTACTTTAATGGTGCTGCATATGTTTATCAACATTTTGTGAGGCCATTATTAGTCAATCGGCAGACAGTAAACATCTGGTATATACCAAGAAAGGAGGACATAATTCGTAAACCAGAAGATATATTATCAGCAGCAAAGAAATATATTGAAGAGAATGGACCAAAAGCATTTGAGACTCTAATCAGCAAG TACCAAAGGGAGCCTAAAACTCGTCGGACAATTTTAGAGGAGGTGCACGCTCAGCAACAATCTTATGCAGAAAAAGAGTATAATCCATGGGGAGAGGACTCGACAATATTTGATGATGGTCATAGATACTGA
- the LOC121996625 gene encoding HVA22-like protein a isoform X3 yields the protein MGSGSFLKVVAKNFDVLAGPVVTLVYPLYASIKAIETKSSTDDQQWLTYWVLYSFITLFELTFARVIEWFPIWSYAKLFFSCWLVLPYFNGAAYVYQHFVRPLLVNRQTVNIWYIPRKEDIIRKPEDILSAAKKYIEENGPKAFETLISKLQVTNDLELLFAVPKGA from the exons ATGGGATCGGGATCTTTCCTCAAGGTAGTCGCAAAAAACTTCGATGTTCTTGCTGG GCCAGTGGTTACTCTTGTGTATCCATT GTATGCATCCATCAAAGCAATAGAAACCAAATCATCTACTGATGACCAACAGTGGCTCACTTATTGGGTGTTGTACTCATTCATTACACTGTTTGAACTTACTTTTGCAAGGGTTATAGAATG GTTCCCCATTTGGTCGTATGCAAAACTGTTCTTTAGCTGCTGGTTGGTCTTGCCCTACTTTAATGGTGCTGCATATGTTTATCAACATTTTGTGAGGCCATTATTAGTCAATCGGCAGACAGTAAACATCTGGTATATACCAAGAAAGGAGGACATAATTCGTAAACCAGAAGATATATTATCAGCAGCAAAGAAATATATTGAAGAGAATGGACCAAAAGCATTTGAGACTCTAATCAGCAAG CTCCAAGTTACTAATGACTTGGAACTGTTGTTTGCAGTACCAAAGGGAGCCTAA